In Balaenoptera musculus isolate JJ_BM4_2016_0621 chromosome 19, mBalMus1.pri.v3, whole genome shotgun sequence, one genomic interval encodes:
- the LOC118884975 gene encoding metallothionein-1E, which translates to MDPKCSCPTGGSCSCAGSCTCKACRCTSCKKSCCSCCPVGCAKCAQGCVCKGASDKCSCCA; encoded by the exons ATGGACCCCAAGTGCTCCTGCCCCACTG GCGGCTCCTGCAGCTGCGCTGGCTCCTGCACCTGCAAAGCCTGCAGATGCACCTCCTGCAAGAAGA gctgctgctcctgctgcccCGTGGGCTGCGCCAAGTGTGCCCAGGGCTGCGTCTGCAAAGGGGCCTCGGACAAGTGCAGCTGCTGTGCCTGA
- the LOC118884976 gene encoding metallothionein-1E-like, with amino-acid sequence MDPNCSCSTGGSCSCAGSCTCKACRCTSCKKSCCSCCPVGCAKCAQGCVCKGASDKCSCCA; translated from the exons ATGGACCCCAACTGCTCCTGCTCCACTG GCGGCTCCTGCAGCTGCGCTGGCTCCTGCACCTGCAAAGCCTGCAGATGCACCTCCTGCAAGAAGA gctgctgctcctgctgcccCGTGGGCTGCGCCAAGTGTGCCCAGGGCTGCGTCTGCAAAGGGGCCTCGGACAAGTGCAGCTGCTGTGCCTGA
- the LOC118884972 gene encoding metallothionein produces the protein MDPNCSCVAGGSCTCAGSCKCKECKCTSCKKSCCSCCPPGCTKCAQGCVCKGASDKCSCCA, from the exons ATGGATCCCAACTGCTCCTGCGTCGCGG GTGGATCCTGCACGTGTGCCGGCTCCTGCAAATGCAAAGAGTGCAAATGCACCTCCTGCAAGAAGA gctgctgctcctgctgcccCCCGGGCTGCACCAAGTGTGCCCAGGGCTGCGTCTGCAAAGGGGCCTCCGACAAGTGCAGCTGCTGTGCCTGA